The Lipingzhangella halophila genome segment CGGACAAAGGCCCGGGCGGACCGTGTGGAGGTCCGCCCGGGCCCTTGACTCGCGCGTGGGTCAGCTCTTCAGCCAGCTCATCAGCGGGCGCAGCTCGGCGCCGACCTTCTCGATCGGCTCGTTCTGCTCGGCCTCGCGATGCTTGAGGAAGTTCGGCCGCCCGGAGTCGAACTCGCTCACCAGCTCCTTCGCGTAGGTGCCGTCGCGCACCTCCGACAGGATCTTGCGCATCTCCTCGCGGGTCTGCTCGGTGATGACGCGGGAGCCCCGGGTGTAGCCGCCGTACTCGGCGTTGTCCGACACCGACCAGTACATCTTGGAGATGCCGCCCTCGTACATCAGGTCGACGATGAGCTTCACCTCGTGCAGGCACTCGAAGTAGGCCACCTCGGGCTGGTAGCCGGCTTCGGTCAGCGTCGTGAACCCGGCCTTGATCAGCTCGGACAGCCCGCCGCAGAGCACCGCCTGCTCACCGAACAGGTCGGTCTCGGTCTCCTCGGTGAACGTGGTCCGCAGCGCGCCGGCGCGGGCGCCGCCGATGCCCTTGGCGTACGAGAGCACCAGGTCCCACGCCTTGCCGGTGGCGTCCTGCTCGACGGCGACGAGCACGGGCACACCCTGGCCCACCTCGAACTGGCGCCGGACCAGGTGGCCCGGGCCCTTGGGGGCGACCATGGCGACGTCGACGTCGGCGGGCGGCTGGATCAGGCCGTACCGGATGCTGAACCCGTGGCCGACGAAGAGCGCGTCGCCCGGCTTGAGGTGCGGGGCGATCTCGTTGGCGTAGAGGTCCCGGTGGATGTGGTCGGGCACCAGGATCATGATGAGGTCGGCCTCCTGGGCCGCCTCCGCCGGCGTCACGACACGCAGGCCCTCCTCCTCGGCCGTGGCGCGGCTCTTCGACCCCTCGGACAGGCCCACGCGCACGTCGACCCCCGAATCCCGGAGCGACAGCGCGTGCGCGTGTCCCTGGCTGCCGTATCCGATGACGGCGACCTTGCGCTCCTGTACGAAGCTCAGGTCCGCGTCGGCGTCGTAGTACATCTGTGCTGCCACTTCGGCTTACTCCTTAGTCCTTCTTCAGCGGCACCGCACGGCGGTTGGGCCGGTGCGGCGCGGATGTCGGTTCGGCCGGGCGTCCGCGGCACAACCCGCGTCCGGCCGTGGGTCACGCGCTGCGTTCGACCGCGCGGAGCGACCGATCGGTGATCGACCTCGGCCCCCGCCCCAACGCGACGAGCCCGGACTTGACCAGCTCCTTGATGCCGAACGGCTCCAGGTTGCGCACCAGCGAGTCGAGCTTCTCGGGCCGGCCGGTGGCCTCGATGACGACGACGTCGGGGTGTACGTCGACCACGTTGGCCCGGAACAGCTCGGCCGTCTGGATGACCTGCGGGCGGCTGCTGGCGTCGGCCTTGACCTTCGCGAGCAGGAGTTCCCTGCGCACCGACGAGTCGTTGTCCATCTCGACGATCTTGACGACGTTCACCAGCTTGTTGAGCTGTTTGGTCACCTGCTCCAGAGGGTGGCGGTCGCAGTTGACCACGATCGTCATGCGGGACAGACCTTCGTACTCGGTCGTGCTGACACTGAGCGAGTTGATGTTGAACCCGCGGCGGGAGAACAGCGATGAGGCCCTGGCGAGGATCCCCGGCGTGTCCTCCACGAGGACGGAAAGCGTGTGCTGGCTCATCGTGAAACGTTGCCCTTCCCTAGTCCTCGTCGTCCCACTCGGGCGCTATGTCGCGCGCGTACTGGATCTTGTCGTTGCTGACGCCGGGTCCGACCATGGGCCAGACCATCGCGTCGTGGTTCACCGAGAAGTCGATCACGACCGGGGCGTCGTTGATCGCCATGGCCTTCTCGATTGTGGCGTCGACATCCTCGGCGCGGTCACAGCGCAGTCCGACACAACCGTACGCCTCCGAGAGCCGCGCGAAGTCGGGGATGCGCACCTTGGTGTCCTTGGGTGCGGTCTGCAGATCGGTGTTGGAGTAGCGGCTCTCGTAGAAGAGTGTCTGCCACTGCCGCACCATGCCGAGGTTGCCGTTGTTGATGACCGCGACCTTGATCGGGATGCCCTCGACCGCGCAGGTCGCGAGCTCCTGGTTGGTCATCTGGAAGCAGCCGTCGCCGTCGATGGCCCAGACCGTGCGGCCGGGGTCGGCGGCCTGCGCCCCGAGCGCCGCGGGGACGGCGAACCCCATGGTGCCGAGCCCGCCGGAGTTGACGAACGTTCCGGGCTTCTCGTAGTCGATGAACTGCGACGCCCACATCTGGTGCTGGCCGACCCCGGTGACATAGGTGGCGTCGGGGCCCGCGATCTCCCCCAGCCGCTTGATGACGTGCTGGGGGGACAGGCCATCTTCGGGGGCCTCCTCGAAGCCCAGCGGGTAGGTGGTGCGCAGCCGGTCGAGCTGGGACCACCAGTCCGCGTAGTCGCCCGTGCGCCCGTTGGTCTGGTCGGCGCGGACGGCGACGACGAGGTCGGCGATGACCTCCCGGCAGTCGCCCACGATCGGGACGTCGGCGTGCCGGTTCTTGGAGATCTCGGCCGGGTCGACGTCGGCGTGCACGATCTTGGCGTCGGGGGCGAAACTGTCGAGCTTGCCGGTGACACGGTCGTCGAAGCGCGCGCCGAGCGCCACCATCAGGTCGGCCTTCTGCAGCGAGCCCACCGCGGCGACGGTTCCGTGCATGCCCGGCATCCCCAGGTGCTGCGGGTGGCTGTCGGGGAACGCGCCCCGCGCCATCAGGGTGGTAACCACGGGCAGCCCGGTGAGCTCGGCCAGGACCCGCAGTTCCTGGGAGGCGCCGGCCTTGAGCACGCCGCCGCCGACGTAGAGGACCGGTCGCTGTGCCTCGGCGATCATCCGCGCGGCCTCGCGGACCTGCTTGCCGTGGGGTTTGGTGACGGGCCGGTAGCCGGCCATGTCCAGGCGTTCGGGCCAGTCGAAGACGGTCTGCGCCTGCAGCGCGTCCTTGGCGATGTCGACCAGCACCGGCCCCGGGCGCCCGGTCGAGGCGACGTGGAACGCCTCGGCGATGATGCGCGGGATCTCGTCGGCGTTGCGGACCAGGTAGTTGTGCTTGGTGATCGGCATCGTGATGCCGCAGATGTCGGCTTCCTGGAACGCGTCGGTGCCGATCGCCGGGGAGGCCACCTGCCCGGTGATCGCCACCATCGGCACGGAGTCCATGTGCGCGTCAGCGAGCGGGGTGACGAGGTTGGTCGCCCCCGGGCCGCTGGTCGCGATGCAGACCCCGGGACGGCCGGTCGCGTAGGCGTAGCCCTCGGCGGCGTGACCGGCGCCCTGCTCGTGCCGCATAAGGATGTGGCGTACCCGGGTGGAGTCGAATAGGGGATCGTAGGCGGGCAGGATCGCCCCGCCCGGGATCCCGAACACCACGTCGACGCCGACATGCTCCAGCGACCTGATGAGCGACTGGGCTCCGGTCATCTGCTCGGTCATCACTTGATCCTTCGAAAGAGATCGTGGAAATCACATGTGCCTGACAACAAAAAACCCCCCACCGCGATGCGGTTGAGGGGGGCGCGCAGCACTAGCTCGGTCAGCTGGCTGCGCGCCGACCAAGTACGAGAATGAGGAAGTTGCTCTGCACGATGCTAACGATGGCCCAGTGTGTTGTGCCGCGTCAACTTAAACCCGATTCTGTCTCACGATTTGAGACAACGCGATCAGAGTGTGGGTCGGGCGCCGCCGGGGTTCTGCGGGTCCGGAGGCGGGGGAGCGAGGAACGGGGCGGCGAAGACGCCGGATGGCCCGGGTGGGCGCGAATCGGTACGGATGCCCGCCGGTACCACACCCAACGAGAGCAGCGAAGGCCGGTGAGTGACCCAGCCCGCGCAAATCGGTGCGCGTGCCCGCCGGTGGCACGCCCAACGCGGCAGCGAAGACGCCGGATGGCCCGGGTGGGTGGTGCTCGGTACGGGTTCGTTGGCCAGAAAACTCACAATCAGGGCATAGCGGGCACGCGAGGGCTAACGCCGCGCCGAAACTGACCGTACGGACACACTCAACGCCGAGAACGTCCCCACAGTCACCCTCGATACGCCCCAGCACCGAGAACGACACCACGGACACCCCGCTGGACCCCACCACCAGTCGCCGCCGCCCCGTTGGCCACGCAACCACCAGGAACCAGAACCGACCACCACAGACCTGGCCATCCGCTGTCCTCGCCGCCCCCGTCGGGGCCGCCACCACCAGGCACCAGCCGCGCCCCTCGCGGACCGGGCCACCCACCGGCCCTCGCCGCCCGCCGCACACCCAACGAAGTACTACTAGAGCGGGATCCCGGCCTCGCCTCCCACGAGCGCCTCGACCCCCGAGGCGACCATGGGGCGGGCCACCAGGAAGCCCTGGCCGTGCCCGCATCCCATCGAGCGCAGTTGCTCCAACTGCTCCGGGGCCTCGATGCCCTCGGCGATGACCTGCATTCCGAGGTCCTGGCCGAGCCGGATGATGGTGTGGGTAAGCAGCGTGACCGTGCCGTCGGAGCCGATATCGCGGACGAACGACGGGTCGATCTTGATCGCGTCGACCCGCAGCTCCCGCAGGTGCGCCAGCGACGCGTAGCCCATGCCGAAGTCGTCGATGGCCAGGCGCACCCCGAGCTGGCGCAGCTGGGAGAGCCGCCCGACGGCCTCGCCGGGGTCCTCCAGCAGCACCTCCTCGTCGACCTCCATGGTCAGCACATCGGCGGGCAGCCCACTCTCCGCGAGTACACCCGCCACGGTCTCGACGAACCTCGGCGAGAGGATCTGCTTCACCGACAGGTTCACCGACAACCCGATGTCCCAATCCGACGCGCGCCACAACGCGACCTTCTCGCACGCCTCGCGCAGGATCCACTCGCCCAGGGGGGTGATCAGTCCCGACTCCTCGGCGGGCCCGATGAACTCGCCCGGCGGGACCAGCTCCTCCTCGTGCTGCCAGCGCACCAGCGCCTCGACGGCCGTGACCCGGGAACTCGCCAGGTCCACCACGGGCTGGTACTCCAGGACGAACTCGCCGTCGGCCAGCGCCTGGCGCAGCTCGGTCTGCAGCTCCAGCCGCGACACCACCTTG includes the following:
- a CDS encoding acetolactate synthase large subunit, coding for MTEQMTGAQSLIRSLEHVGVDVVFGIPGGAILPAYDPLFDSTRVRHILMRHEQGAGHAAEGYAYATGRPGVCIATSGPGATNLVTPLADAHMDSVPMVAITGQVASPAIGTDAFQEADICGITMPITKHNYLVRNADEIPRIIAEAFHVASTGRPGPVLVDIAKDALQAQTVFDWPERLDMAGYRPVTKPHGKQVREAARMIAEAQRPVLYVGGGVLKAGASQELRVLAELTGLPVVTTLMARGAFPDSHPQHLGMPGMHGTVAAVGSLQKADLMVALGARFDDRVTGKLDSFAPDAKIVHADVDPAEISKNRHADVPIVGDCREVIADLVVAVRADQTNGRTGDYADWWSQLDRLRTTYPLGFEEAPEDGLSPQHVIKRLGEIAGPDATYVTGVGQHQMWASQFIDYEKPGTFVNSGGLGTMGFAVPAALGAQAADPGRTVWAIDGDGCFQMTNQELATCAVEGIPIKVAVINNGNLGMVRQWQTLFYESRYSNTDLQTAPKDTKVRIPDFARLSEAYGCVGLRCDRAEDVDATIEKAMAINDAPVVIDFSVNHDAMVWPMVGPGVSNDKIQYARDIAPEWDDED
- the ilvC gene encoding ketol-acid reductoisomerase, which encodes MAAQMYYDADADLSFVQERKVAVIGYGSQGHAHALSLRDSGVDVRVGLSEGSKSRATAEEEGLRVVTPAEAAQEADLIMILVPDHIHRDLYANEIAPHLKPGDALFVGHGFSIRYGLIQPPADVDVAMVAPKGPGHLVRRQFEVGQGVPVLVAVEQDATGKAWDLVLSYAKGIGGARAGALRTTFTEETETDLFGEQAVLCGGLSELIKAGFTTLTEAGYQPEVAYFECLHEVKLIVDLMYEGGISKMYWSVSDNAEYGGYTRGSRVITEQTREEMRKILSEVRDGTYAKELVSEFDSGRPNFLKHREAEQNEPIEKVGAELRPLMSWLKS
- the ilvN gene encoding acetolactate synthase small subunit: MSQHTLSVLVEDTPGILARASSLFSRRGFNINSLSVSTTEYEGLSRMTIVVNCDRHPLEQVTKQLNKLVNVVKIVEMDNDSSVRRELLLAKVKADASSRPQVIQTAELFRANVVDVHPDVVVIEATGRPEKLDSLVRNLEPFGIKELVKSGLVALGRGPRSITDRSLRAVERSA